From a region of the Gossypium raimondii isolate GPD5lz chromosome 10, ASM2569854v1, whole genome shotgun sequence genome:
- the LOC105777157 gene encoding elongator complex protein 1 isoform X2, which translates to MFGSPITWRGDGKHFATLSEVLNSSSKRLKVWERDGGAVHASSEPKELMGSILDWMPSGAKIAAVCDRKAQNEGPSIVFFERNGLERSSFLIGEPIDATVEHLKWNCSSDLLAAVVRCGNYDSVKIWFFSNNHWYLKHEIKYSRKDGVRFMWDPTKSQQLICWSLDGQVTVYKFFWVTAVTDESNALVIDGSKILVTPLPVFLMPPPMYLFSLNFPSAVREVAFYSMNGKNRLAALLSNGCLCVAELPTPDTWESLEGKEFSVEPCASAIPLGSFVHLIWLDPHVLLAVSHHGFNHSNCYFQPSSNEDRLLGFYLQEIELSCSEDNVPGLLTCSGWHAKVSYRNLLEGLVIGVAPNPAKRSSAFVQFDGGEVFEYTSKLGINKLDFKHDELRFSSSCSWMNVVLVGVTEPSKLLLFGLDDMGRLHVGRKILCSNCSSFSFYSNLADNVITHLILATKQDLLFIVDIGDILHGELELTYENFIHVGNKRREEENINFINIWERGAKVVGVLHGDEAAVILQTNRGNLECIYPRKLVLASIVNALNQRRFRDALLMVRRHRIDFNVIVDYCGLQVFIQLASEFVKQVKNLSYITDFVCAIKHENVTEKLYKKFLSPPSCKEQKDLLTNDFKGSDASLDANNKVSLVLLAIRRALDEQVPESPARELCILTTLARSDPPALEEALERVKVIREMELSGSDDPRQVNFPSAEEALKHLLWLSDPEAVFEAALGLYDLNLAAIVALNSQRDPKEFLPFLQELERMPDLLMRYNIDLRLHRFEKALKHIVSAGDSHFFDCMNLMKKNPQLFPLGLQLITDNTKRGQVLEAWGDHLSDEKCFEDAAATYLCCTNLQKALKAYRECGHWSGMLTVAGLMKLEKNEVLQLAHELSEELQALGKPGEAAKIALEYCGDINGGINLLISARDWEEALRVAFLHSREDLVSVVKNAALECASSLIDEYKEGLEKVGKYLARYLAVRQRRLLLAAKLQSEERSINDLDDDTASEASSTFSAMSVYTKGTRKSSAASTASTTASRARDTRRQRSRGKIRPGSPGEEMALVEHLKGMSLTARAKQELKSLLVSLVMLGEEETARKLQHVGENFQLPHMAAVRLADDTLSDDTINEHGHTLECYLQKVKTELKDSDAFSWRCRVFVSP; encoded by the exons ATGTTTGGCAGCCCCATCACATGGAGAGGTGATGGGAAGCACTTTGCCACTCTAAGCGAGGTGTTGAATTCTTCGAGTAAGAGGCTTAAGGTCTGGGAACGGGATGGTGGAGCTGTACATGCTTCCTCTGAACCAAAGGAATTAATGGGGTCTATTCTGGACTGGATGCCTAGTGGAGCAAAGATTGCTGCCGTTTGTGACAGGAAGGCACAGAACGAAGGTCCATCAATAGTTTTCTTTGAAAGAAATGGGTTAGAAAGAAGCTCGTTTCTCATTGGTGAACCAATTGACGCAACTGTAGAACATCTGAAGTGGAATTGCAGTTCTGATCTTCTTGCAGCTGTTGTTAGATGTGGAAATTATGATTCTGTGAAGATCTGGTTTTTCAGCAACAATCATTGGTATCTAAAGCATGAAATCAAATACTCGAGGAAAGATGGTGTTAGATTCATGTGGGATCCAACAAAGTCACAGCAATTAATTTGTTGGTCTCTTGATGGACAAGTCACAGTTTACAAGTTCTTTTGGGTTACAGCCGTCACGGATGAATCAAACGCTTTAGTTATTGATGGCTCTAAGATACTTGTGACCCCTCTTCCTGTGTTCTTAATGCCACCTCCTATGTATTTATTCAGCCTTAATTTTCCAAGTGCTGTTCGGGAAGTGGCTTTTTATTCCATGAATGGTAAGAACCGCTTGGCTGCATTGTTATCAAATGGTTGTCTGTGTGTTGCAGAGCTTCCAACACCTGACACTTGGGAATCTCTAGAAGGCAAAGAATTTAGTGTGGAACCATGTGCATCTGCAATCCCATTGGGATCCTTTGTACATCTTATATGGCTGGATCCACATGTGCTTCTTGCTGTTTCTCATCATGGATTCAATCACAGCAACTGTTATTTCCAACCCTCTTCAAACGAGGATAGGCTTCTTGGTTTCTATTTGCAGGAGATCGAGCTCTCTTGTTCTGAAGATAATGTCCCAGGTCTACTGACATGCTCTGGTTGGCATGCAAAAGTTTCATATCGAAATTTGTTGGAAGGACTTGTAATCGGTGTTGCTCCCAATCCTGCTAAAAGAAGCTCAGCTTTTGTTCAGTTTGATGGTGGAGAAGTTTTTGAGTATACATCTAAGTTGGGAATTAACAAACTCGATTTTAAACATGATGAGTTAAGGTTTTCTTCATCTTGCTCCTGGATGAATGTGGTTCTAGTTGGTGTCACTGAACCATCAAAGCTTTTGCTTTTTGGTCTTGATGATATGGGTAGGCTGCACGTCGGTAGGAAAATATTATGCAGCAATTGCAGCAGTTTCTCATTTTACTCTAATTTAGCTGACAATGTAATCACACATTTGATCCTTGCAACAAAACAAGATTTGCTCTTTATTGTTGACATCGGTGATAtattgcatggagaacttgaatTAACATATGAAAACTTTATCCATGTTGGTAACAAACGAAGGGAAGAGGAGAATattaacttcataaatatttggGAAAGAGGGGCCAAAGTTGTTGGTGTTTTGCATGGAGATGAAGCTGCTGTTATATTGCAAACAAATCGTGGAAATCTGGAGTGCATCTATCCAAGAAAATTGGTGCTAGCCTCAATTGTCAATGCTTTGAACCAAAGACGCTTTAGGGATGCACTTCTTATGGTTAGGCGGCACAGGATTGATTTTAATGTGATTGTTGATTATTGTGGGTTGCAAGTGTTTATTCAATTAGCTTCCGAGTTTGTCAAGCAGGTCAAAAATTTGAGTTACATAACTGACTTTGTTTGTGCTATTAAACATGAAAATGTGACGGAGAAACTTTACAAAAAGTTTCTCTCTCCACCTAGCTGCAAGGAGCAAAAGGATCTGTTAACTAATGATTTCAAGGGTTCTGATGCTAGTTTAGATGCAAATAACAAGGTCTCATTGGTGCTTCTGGCCATAAGAAGGGCTCTTGATGAACAAGTACCCGAAAGTCCTGCAAGGGAGCTCTGTATTTTGACCACTCTGGCTCGTAGTGATCCCCCTGCTCTTGAAGAGGCTTTGGAGAGGGTAAAAGTAATCCGGGAGATGGAGTTATCAGGTTCTGACGACCCAAGACAAGTAAATTTCCCTTCTGCTGAAGAAGCTCTAAAACATCTACTGTGGTTATCAGATCCAGAGGCTGTCTTTGAAGCTGCTTTAGGTCTTTATGATTTGAACCTTGCAGCTATTGTGGCTCTGAACTCTCAGCGGGACCCTAAGGAATTTCTTCCCTTTCTCCAGGAATTGGAACGTATGCCTGATCTCTTGATGCGCTATAATATTGACCTTAGGCTGCACAGGTTTGAGAAGGCTCTCAAACACATTGTATCCGCAGGTGACAGCCATTTCTTTGATTGCATGAACCTTATGAAGAAAAACCCTCAACTTTTTCCTCTAGGACTTCAGCTGATAACTGATAATACAAAAAGAGGGCAAGTACTTGAGGCTTGGGGAGATCATCTTAGTGATGAAAAATGCTTTGAAGATGCTGCTGCCACTTACTTGTGTTGCACCAATTTGCAAAAGGCTTTGAAGGCATATCGTGAATGTGGTCATTGGAGTGGCATGCTGACAGTAGCCGGGCTTATGAAGCTAGAAAAGAATGAGGTATTGCAACTGGCTCATGAGCTTTCTGAAGAACTCCAAGCCCTTGGTAAACCTGGAGAAGCTGCCAAGATTGCTTTGGAGTACTGTGGGGATATTAATGGTGGGATTAATTTGCTCATCAGTGCAAGGGACTGGGAAGAGGCTTTGAGGGTTGCTTTTTTGCATAGCAGAGAGGATTTAGTCTCGGTAGTGAAAAATGCAGCGCTTGAATGTGCGAGCAGCCTAATAGATGAATATAAAGAAGGGCTTGAAAAAGTGGGGAAATATTTGGCTCGCTATTTAGCTGTTCGACAAAGAAGGTTGCTGCTTGCAGCAAAGCTGCAATCAGAGGAAAGGTCGATAAATGATCTTGATGATGATACTGCTTCAGAAGCTAGTAGTACATTCAGTGCAATGAGTGTCTACACAAAAGG CACAAGAAAAAGCTCTGCTGCTTCAACTGCCTCAACCACAGCTAGCAGGGCAAGAGATACCAGACGTCAGCGAAGTAGAGGAAAAATTCGTCCTGGAAG CCCGGGTGAGGAGATGGCTCTTGTGGAACATTTGAAAGGCATGTCCCTAACAGCTAGAGCAAAGCAGGAACTGAAGTCCTTGCTGGTTTCTCTTGTAATGCTTGGTGAGGAAGAAACTGCACGGAAATTGCAACATGTGGGAGAGAACTTTCAACTTCCTCACATGGCAGCAGTCAGACTAGCTGATGATACATTGTCTGATGATACCATAAATGAGCATGGACATACTTTGGAGTGTTATCTCCAGAAAGTAAAGACTGAACTTAAGGATTCAGATGCTTTTTCATGGCGCTGTCGAGTATTCGTTTCTCCTTGA
- the LOC105776679 gene encoding uncharacterized protein LOC105776679, which produces MTTIFSPGRSPGSSRLQLGTASGVSRLRSSSLKKPPEPLRRSVADCLSSSSSSSFSPAAGAGGLSSYHHGSQLVLNEASRTLRDYLAAPSTTDQSYIVILEHTIAERERSPAVVGRCVALLKRYLLRYKPSEETLLQIDRFCVSLIAECDISPNQRLSPWSRSLNQQSGSSAISTSSASASPLLPVSSFASVALVKSLNYVRSLVAQHIPKRSFQPAGFAGATLASRQSFPSLTSLLSRSFNSQRCPVNVGESSEKKDATALSVSNLSNIEDADRIENPEYIAHDVLKWRWLRDHQSPFTESDHSAYVQDMSAHNFLEVGAAALLVGDMEAKMNGQPWKYFGTADMPYLDQLLQPSPVTTIANSASARSHLRAITALKRSKGGPHQIWDDSPASTFRPRARPLFQYRHYSEQQPLRLNPAEVCEVIAAVCSETSLTNANTMTVSSRLSNNSAKPSMDVAVSVLIKLVIDMYVLDSGTAAPLTLSMLEEMLSSPRSACRVRAFDLILNLAVHAHLLEPLIIDDNSAIEEEYSQELLLNSEDQLTTQGRRKLASSKKLGSTSAIDKFESWILNILYDILLLLVQIDEMEEAVWASALSCLLYFVCDRGNIWRNRLKGLDIRVVKSILVISRINSWAEVVHCKLVCILTNMLYQVPDESTKAVMSTANFLVDQLDLIGGIDFIFIEYSLSTSRDERKHLYLVLFDYVLHQINETCISTGAFEYNDDEIQPIAALLTLADAPEAFYISVKLGVEGIGELLRRSLSTTLDRYPNGERLHTLLENITEKLDRIISSFTHLDTEFFQLKQITKSNKLKGNVEGSSTRNSVAMKAKLAWSILHSLLHSDRILYRQNGFIWLGDLLIAEISDSRNGSIWSNVRSLQNKIAYAGGHDSSDPSDIPLSIWLMCGLLKSKNNSIRWGFLVVLERLLMRCKFLLDESEMQQPSNSDVSPGNRDTRLEKAITVIDIMSSALSLVAQINETDRINILKMCDILFSQLCLKVPNSNLMPFGEGIQRPKVFTRTEEIRKTSNINFVSQQESCPWDQIMEETDSKSGYSVSSHFVCETASMAALLLRGQAIVPMQLVARVPAALFYWPLIQLAGAATDNIALGVAVGSKGRGNLPGATSDIRATLLLLLVGKCTADPTAFQEVGGEEFFRELLDDTDSRVAYYSSAFLLKRMMTEKPEKYQHMLQKLIYKAQQSNNEKLLENPYLQMRGIFQLSNEL; this is translated from the exons ATGACAACGATTTTCAGTCCCGGTCGGAGCCCCGGAAGTTCGAGGCTTCAGTTAGGAACAGCTAGTGGAGTGTCCAGGCTTAGATCTTCGTCGCTTAAGAAGCCGCCGGAGCCGTTGCGCAGGTCGGTGGCGGATTGTCTTTCTTCTTCGTCGTCTTCTTCTTTTTCGCCGGCGGCGGGGGCTGGAGGTCTTAGTTCGTATCACCATGGAAGTCAGTTGGTTTTAAATGAAGCTTCGAGGACACTTCGG GACTATCTGGCAGCACCCTCAACAACTGACCAGTCTTACATTGTTATTTTAGAGCATACAATTGCAGAGAGAGAACGCAG CCCAGCTGTAGTGGGAAGGTGTGTGGCACTCCTGAAGCGATATCTCTTAAG GTATAAGCCCAGTGAGGAGACGTTGCTGCAAATAGATCGGTTTTGTGTCAGCTTAATTGCTGAATGTGACATAAGTCCAAATCAAAGGTTGTCACCTTGGTCTCGGTCTTTAAATCAACAATCGGGTTCATCAGCAATATCAACATCATCTGCAAGTGCTTCTCCTTTGTTGCCTGTATCTAGTTTTGCTTCTGTAGCCCTTGTAAAGTCTTTGAATTATGTGAGATCCTTAGTGGCTCAACATATTCCAAAGCGTTCATTCCAGCCGGCAGGTTTTGCTGGGGCAACCTTGGCATCGAGGCAGTCATTTCCTTCGTTGACATCTTTGTTGAGTAGATCTTTCAATTCCCAGCGATGCCCTGTGAATGTTGGAGAGTCTTCAGAGAAGAAAGATGCTACAGCTTTATCTGTTTCAAACTTGTCAAACATTGAGGACGCTGATCGAATAGAGAATCCTGAATATATTGCACATGATGTTTTGAAATGGCGCTGGCTTAGGGATCATCAGTCACCCTTTACTGAAAG TGACCACTCTGCGTATGTGCAAGACATGAGTGCACATAATTTCTTAGAGGTAGGAGCAGCTGCTTTACTTGTTGGAGACATGGAAGCAAAAATGAATGGCCAGCCCTGGAAATATTTTGGCACTGCTGATATGCCTTATCTTGATCAACTCTTACAGCCTTCACCAGTCACAACAATTGCCAATTCTGCTTCTGCTCGCTCCCATTTGAGAGCAATTACAGCATTGAAACGCAGTAAAGGAGGACCTCATCAAATTTG GGATGATTCTCCTGCAAGCACATTCCGCCCACGTGCCCGACCACTTTTCCAATATCGCCATTACAG TGAACAACAACCTTTGCGTTTGAACCCTGCTGAGGTATGCGAGGTCATTGCAGCCGTCTGCTCTGAGACATCTTTAACAAATGCTAATACCATGACGGTATCTTCTAGATTAAGTAATAACAGTGCAAAGCCATCAATGGATGTGGCTGTGAGCGTCCTTATTAAGCTGGTTATTGACAT GTATGTCTTGGATTCTGGAACTGCTGCTCCTCTCACTCTATCTATGCTTGAG GAGATGCTTAGTTCTCCAAGGTCAGCGTGTAGGGTGCGtgcttttgatttaattctaaaCCTTGCAGTCCATGCTCACTTGTTAGAGCCACTGATAATTGATGATAATTCTGCAATTGAGGAAGAGTATTCTCAAGAATTACTTTTAAATAGTGAAGATCAGCTTACCACGCAAGGGAGAAGGAAACTAGCTTCTTCCAAGAAGTTGGGAAGCACCTCAGCTATTGATAAATTTGAGTCTTggattttaaacattttatatgatatacttcttcttcttgttcag ATTGACGAGATGGAAGAAGCTGTCTGGGCTTCTGCCCTAAGCTGTTTACTATATTTTGTGTGCGATAGAGGCAACATTTGGAGAAATCGATTAAAAGGACTTGACATCAGG GTTGTCAAGTCAATTTTGGTGATTAGCCGGATAAATTCCTGGGCTGAAGTTGTGCATTGCAAGCTTGTTTGTATCCTAACAAACATGTTATATCAAGTACCTGATGAATCTACTAAGGCCGTCATGAGTACAGCTAATTTTCTTGTTGACCAGCTTGACCTGATTGGAGGAATTGATTTTATCTTCATTGAG TATTCATTGTCAACCTCAAGGGACGAAAGAAAGCATCTTTATTTGGTGCTTTTCGACTATGTTTTGcatcaaataaatgaaacatGCATATCAACCGGAGCTTTTGAATATAATGATGATGAGATTCAGCCAATTGCTGCACTGCTTACTTTGGCTGATGCACCGGAAGCCTTTTATATCTCTGTTAAGCTAGGGGTGGAAGGCATTGGGGAGCTTTTGAGAAGATCACTGTCAACTACATTGGATAGATACCCTAACGGCGAGCGGTTACATACG CTTTTGGAAAATATTACGGAGAAATTAGATAGAATAATTAGTTCATTTACTCATTTGGACACAGAGTTCTTTCAGCTGAAACAGATAACAAAATCCAACAAGTTGAAGGGCAATGTTGAGGGTTCATCTACACGAAATAGTGTTGCAATGAAAGCAAAGCTGGCTTGGTCTATTTTACATTCTCTTCTTCATTCGGATAGAATCCTTTACCGCCAAAATGGATTTATCTGGTTAGGAGATCTGCTTATTGCTGAAATAAGTGACTCGAGGAATGGGAGTATTTGGTCTAATGTCAGGAGCTTGCAGAATAAAATTGCTTATGCTGGTGGTCATGATTCCTCTGATCCTTCTGATATTCCGTTGTCTATCTGGCTGATGTGTGGTCTTCTGAAGTCGAAGAACAATTCTATTAGGTGGGGCTTCCTAGTTGTTCTAGAGAGGCTTCTCATGCGATGCAAGTTTTTGTTAGATGAGAGTGAAATGCAACAGCCAAGCAACAGTGATGTTAGCCCTGGCAATAGGGATACTCGACTGGAGAAAGCAATTACAGTGATAGACATCATGAGCAGTGCTTTGTCCTTGGTGGCTCAAATAAACGAAACAGAccgtataaatattttaaag ATGTGTGATATTCTATTCTCTCAATTGTGCTTGAAAGTTCCCAATTCAAATTTGATGCCATTTGGAGAAGGAATACAGCGGCCTAAAGTTTTCACTCGCACAGAAGAAATTAGAAAAACtagtaatataaattttgtgtcTCAACAAGAAAGCTGTCCCTGGGATCAGATAATGGAGGAAACTGATAGCAAATCAGGCTACAGTGTTAGTAGTCATTTTGTATGCGAGACAGCTTCTATGGCTGCGCTGCTACTCCGAGGACAAGCCATTGTGCCAATGCAATTAGTTGCACGTGTTCCAGCTGCTCTTTTCTATTGGCCTTTGATTCAACTTGCGGGTGCAGCAACTGACAACATTGCACTAGGTGTTGCTGTTGGAAGCAAAGGAAGAGGGAACCTTCCTGGTGCTACTTCTGATATTCGGGCTACCCTTCTTTTGCTTCTAGTTGGTAAATGTACTGCTGATCCTACAGCTTTTCAGGAAGTTGGTGGAGAAGAATTTTTCAG GGAACTTTTGGATGATACTGATTCTAGGGTGGCATATTACTCTTCGGCTTTTCTATTGAAG AGAATGATGACTGAAAAACCAGAAAAGTACCAACACATGCTGCAAAAGCTTATCTATAAAGCTCAACAG AGTAACAATGAAAAATTGCTTGAGAATCCATATCTTCAGATGCGCGGGATATTCCAACTATCAAATGAACTTTGA
- the LOC105777157 gene encoding elongator complex protein 1 isoform X1, with protein sequence MKNLKLYSEITSNLQLQSEGEVLLFSAYDIERNRFFFASSYNLIYTLHLSSLQNERAWTKGPLQAEIDPLDLEPEDVITSFDYLMEKEALIVGTSNGLLLLHNVDGKETEVVGRVEGGVKCISPSPDGDLLGVTTGLGQLLVMTHDWDLLYETALEDQPDGVDVREPKFPSGEMFGSPITWRGDGKHFATLSEVLNSSSKRLKVWERDGGAVHASSEPKELMGSILDWMPSGAKIAAVCDRKAQNEGPSIVFFERNGLERSSFLIGEPIDATVEHLKWNCSSDLLAAVVRCGNYDSVKIWFFSNNHWYLKHEIKYSRKDGVRFMWDPTKSQQLICWSLDGQVTVYKFFWVTAVTDESNALVIDGSKILVTPLPVFLMPPPMYLFSLNFPSAVREVAFYSMNGKNRLAALLSNGCLCVAELPTPDTWESLEGKEFSVEPCASAIPLGSFVHLIWLDPHVLLAVSHHGFNHSNCYFQPSSNEDRLLGFYLQEIELSCSEDNVPGLLTCSGWHAKVSYRNLLEGLVIGVAPNPAKRSSAFVQFDGGEVFEYTSKLGINKLDFKHDELRFSSSCSWMNVVLVGVTEPSKLLLFGLDDMGRLHVGRKILCSNCSSFSFYSNLADNVITHLILATKQDLLFIVDIGDILHGELELTYENFIHVGNKRREEENINFINIWERGAKVVGVLHGDEAAVILQTNRGNLECIYPRKLVLASIVNALNQRRFRDALLMVRRHRIDFNVIVDYCGLQVFIQLASEFVKQVKNLSYITDFVCAIKHENVTEKLYKKFLSPPSCKEQKDLLTNDFKGSDASLDANNKVSLVLLAIRRALDEQVPESPARELCILTTLARSDPPALEEALERVKVIREMELSGSDDPRQVNFPSAEEALKHLLWLSDPEAVFEAALGLYDLNLAAIVALNSQRDPKEFLPFLQELERMPDLLMRYNIDLRLHRFEKALKHIVSAGDSHFFDCMNLMKKNPQLFPLGLQLITDNTKRGQVLEAWGDHLSDEKCFEDAAATYLCCTNLQKALKAYRECGHWSGMLTVAGLMKLEKNEVLQLAHELSEELQALGKPGEAAKIALEYCGDINGGINLLISARDWEEALRVAFLHSREDLVSVVKNAALECASSLIDEYKEGLEKVGKYLARYLAVRQRRLLLAAKLQSEERSINDLDDDTASEASSTFSAMSVYTKGTRKSSAASTASTTASRARDTRRQRSRGKIRPGSPGEEMALVEHLKGMSLTARAKQELKSLLVSLVMLGEEETARKLQHVGENFQLPHMAAVRLADDTLSDDTINEHGHTLECYLQKVKTELKDSDAFSWRCRVFVSP encoded by the exons ATGAAAAATCTGAAGCTTTATTCCGAGATTACATCGAATCTTCAGTTACAATCAGAAGGCGAAGTATTACTGTTCTCTGCTTACGACATTGAAAGAAATCgcttcttctttgcttcttcGTATAATCTTATTTACACACTCCATCTTTCTTCTCTCCAA AATGAGCGAGCATGGACGAAAGGTCCTTTACAAGCAGAAATTGATCCATTGGATTTGGAGCCTGAGGATGTCATTACCTCCTTTGATTATCTAATGGAGAAAGAAGCACTGATAGTGGGCACTTCTAATGGACTGTTACTGCTGCATAACGTGGATGGAAAGGAAACGGAAGTTGTTGGTCGAGTTGAAGGTGGAGTCAAGTGCATTTCACCTAGTCCTGATGGAGACTTGCTAGGTGTAACTACTGGTTTAGGGCAACTACTGGTGATGACTCATGATTGGGATTTGTTGTACGAGACTGCTTTGGAGGACCAACCTGATGGAGTTGACGTAC GTGAACCAAAATTTCCATCTGGAGAAATGTTTGGCAGCCCCATCACATGGAGAGGTGATGGGAAGCACTTTGCCACTCTAAGCGAGGTGTTGAATTCTTCGAGTAAGAGGCTTAAGGTCTGGGAACGGGATGGTGGAGCTGTACATGCTTCCTCTGAACCAAAGGAATTAATGGGGTCTATTCTGGACTGGATGCCTAGTGGAGCAAAGATTGCTGCCGTTTGTGACAGGAAGGCACAGAACGAAGGTCCATCAATAGTTTTCTTTGAAAGAAATGGGTTAGAAAGAAGCTCGTTTCTCATTGGTGAACCAATTGACGCAACTGTAGAACATCTGAAGTGGAATTGCAGTTCTGATCTTCTTGCAGCTGTTGTTAGATGTGGAAATTATGATTCTGTGAAGATCTGGTTTTTCAGCAACAATCATTGGTATCTAAAGCATGAAATCAAATACTCGAGGAAAGATGGTGTTAGATTCATGTGGGATCCAACAAAGTCACAGCAATTAATTTGTTGGTCTCTTGATGGACAAGTCACAGTTTACAAGTTCTTTTGGGTTACAGCCGTCACGGATGAATCAAACGCTTTAGTTATTGATGGCTCTAAGATACTTGTGACCCCTCTTCCTGTGTTCTTAATGCCACCTCCTATGTATTTATTCAGCCTTAATTTTCCAAGTGCTGTTCGGGAAGTGGCTTTTTATTCCATGAATGGTAAGAACCGCTTGGCTGCATTGTTATCAAATGGTTGTCTGTGTGTTGCAGAGCTTCCAACACCTGACACTTGGGAATCTCTAGAAGGCAAAGAATTTAGTGTGGAACCATGTGCATCTGCAATCCCATTGGGATCCTTTGTACATCTTATATGGCTGGATCCACATGTGCTTCTTGCTGTTTCTCATCATGGATTCAATCACAGCAACTGTTATTTCCAACCCTCTTCAAACGAGGATAGGCTTCTTGGTTTCTATTTGCAGGAGATCGAGCTCTCTTGTTCTGAAGATAATGTCCCAGGTCTACTGACATGCTCTGGTTGGCATGCAAAAGTTTCATATCGAAATTTGTTGGAAGGACTTGTAATCGGTGTTGCTCCCAATCCTGCTAAAAGAAGCTCAGCTTTTGTTCAGTTTGATGGTGGAGAAGTTTTTGAGTATACATCTAAGTTGGGAATTAACAAACTCGATTTTAAACATGATGAGTTAAGGTTTTCTTCATCTTGCTCCTGGATGAATGTGGTTCTAGTTGGTGTCACTGAACCATCAAAGCTTTTGCTTTTTGGTCTTGATGATATGGGTAGGCTGCACGTCGGTAGGAAAATATTATGCAGCAATTGCAGCAGTTTCTCATTTTACTCTAATTTAGCTGACAATGTAATCACACATTTGATCCTTGCAACAAAACAAGATTTGCTCTTTATTGTTGACATCGGTGATAtattgcatggagaacttgaatTAACATATGAAAACTTTATCCATGTTGGTAACAAACGAAGGGAAGAGGAGAATattaacttcataaatatttggGAAAGAGGGGCCAAAGTTGTTGGTGTTTTGCATGGAGATGAAGCTGCTGTTATATTGCAAACAAATCGTGGAAATCTGGAGTGCATCTATCCAAGAAAATTGGTGCTAGCCTCAATTGTCAATGCTTTGAACCAAAGACGCTTTAGGGATGCACTTCTTATGGTTAGGCGGCACAGGATTGATTTTAATGTGATTGTTGATTATTGTGGGTTGCAAGTGTTTATTCAATTAGCTTCCGAGTTTGTCAAGCAGGTCAAAAATTTGAGTTACATAACTGACTTTGTTTGTGCTATTAAACATGAAAATGTGACGGAGAAACTTTACAAAAAGTTTCTCTCTCCACCTAGCTGCAAGGAGCAAAAGGATCTGTTAACTAATGATTTCAAGGGTTCTGATGCTAGTTTAGATGCAAATAACAAGGTCTCATTGGTGCTTCTGGCCATAAGAAGGGCTCTTGATGAACAAGTACCCGAAAGTCCTGCAAGGGAGCTCTGTATTTTGACCACTCTGGCTCGTAGTGATCCCCCTGCTCTTGAAGAGGCTTTGGAGAGGGTAAAAGTAATCCGGGAGATGGAGTTATCAGGTTCTGACGACCCAAGACAAGTAAATTTCCCTTCTGCTGAAGAAGCTCTAAAACATCTACTGTGGTTATCAGATCCAGAGGCTGTCTTTGAAGCTGCTTTAGGTCTTTATGATTTGAACCTTGCAGCTATTGTGGCTCTGAACTCTCAGCGGGACCCTAAGGAATTTCTTCCCTTTCTCCAGGAATTGGAACGTATGCCTGATCTCTTGATGCGCTATAATATTGACCTTAGGCTGCACAGGTTTGAGAAGGCTCTCAAACACATTGTATCCGCAGGTGACAGCCATTTCTTTGATTGCATGAACCTTATGAAGAAAAACCCTCAACTTTTTCCTCTAGGACTTCAGCTGATAACTGATAATACAAAAAGAGGGCAAGTACTTGAGGCTTGGGGAGATCATCTTAGTGATGAAAAATGCTTTGAAGATGCTGCTGCCACTTACTTGTGTTGCACCAATTTGCAAAAGGCTTTGAAGGCATATCGTGAATGTGGTCATTGGAGTGGCATGCTGACAGTAGCCGGGCTTATGAAGCTAGAAAAGAATGAGGTATTGCAACTGGCTCATGAGCTTTCTGAAGAACTCCAAGCCCTTGGTAAACCTGGAGAAGCTGCCAAGATTGCTTTGGAGTACTGTGGGGATATTAATGGTGGGATTAATTTGCTCATCAGTGCAAGGGACTGGGAAGAGGCTTTGAGGGTTGCTTTTTTGCATAGCAGAGAGGATTTAGTCTCGGTAGTGAAAAATGCAGCGCTTGAATGTGCGAGCAGCCTAATAGATGAATATAAAGAAGGGCTTGAAAAAGTGGGGAAATATTTGGCTCGCTATTTAGCTGTTCGACAAAGAAGGTTGCTGCTTGCAGCAAAGCTGCAATCAGAGGAAAGGTCGATAAATGATCTTGATGATGATACTGCTTCAGAAGCTAGTAGTACATTCAGTGCAATGAGTGTCTACACAAAAGG CACAAGAAAAAGCTCTGCTGCTTCAACTGCCTCAACCACAGCTAGCAGGGCAAGAGATACCAGACGTCAGCGAAGTAGAGGAAAAATTCGTCCTGGAAG CCCGGGTGAGGAGATGGCTCTTGTGGAACATTTGAAAGGCATGTCCCTAACAGCTAGAGCAAAGCAGGAACTGAAGTCCTTGCTGGTTTCTCTTGTAATGCTTGGTGAGGAAGAAACTGCACGGAAATTGCAACATGTGGGAGAGAACTTTCAACTTCCTCACATGGCAGCAGTCAGACTAGCTGATGATACATTGTCTGATGATACCATAAATGAGCATGGACATACTTTGGAGTGTTATCTCCAGAAAGTAAAGACTGAACTTAAGGATTCAGATGCTTTTTCATGGCGCTGTCGAGTATTCGTTTCTCCTTGA